The Hymenobacter swuensis DY53 genome includes the window TGCCCCCGCAAAACCCTCATCAACTCCGACGTGGCCGTGCTGCCCGCCCCCGCCCCCCAAGAGCTGCGCAACGTGAACACGCCCGCAGAGGCCGAGCAAGTGCGGCAAGAACTGGAGTAGTGCATAAGAAAAAACGTCATTCCGAGCCTGCGAGGAATCTCGCGTGCTGAGGTTGGAACGTAAACAGAACGTCATACTGAGCTTGTCGAAACCTCTCTATTGCAGTGCTAGTCAAAGAAGTTAGCATTGCGGTAGAGAGGCTTCGGCAAGCTTAGCATGACGTTTTATTTTTACTGAAAGCCGATGACTTCAACTAGCCGCTACGGGTGCGCGGCTACCCACACGTCGCCGTCATCGTAGAACTCCTTTTTCCAGATAGTCACCACCTGTTTCAGGGTGTCGATAATGTACTGGCAGGCGGCGAAGCTCTCGGCACGGTGCGGGGTAGATAGGGCCACCACCACGGCCACGTCGCCGATGTGCAGGGTGCCTTTGCGGTGCACGACGGTTATCTTTTCCACCATCGGCCACCGCTCGGCGGCCTGCTCGGCTACTTTGCGGAGCTGGTGCAGGGCCATGCTGTCGTAGGCTTCGTATTCGAGGCGCACCACGGGGCGGCCGGTGCTCTTGTTACGCACCGTGCCGATAAACGTGTTGATGGCCCCGGCCCCATCGGCCTCCACGCTGCGCAAAGCAGCCGATACGTCGATGGGTTGGTCAGTGAGGTCGATGTGGATCAAGGAAGGGATGGGAATGAATTGAGGTCGTAAAAAATGGCCATCATGCTGAGCGCAGCGAAGCATCTCGCGTGCTGACATCTGAGGCAATCTGCATGGTGTAGAGACGCGAATCTGCGTCTCGTCGTTGAACGGCCGGAGCCTGGCCAGAATGCGACCAGACCAAGCCAGTTAAACAACATCAGCAACGACGAGACGCAAAAAATTGCGTCTCTACCCGCCGCTTACCGGCGGAATCAAGGCTATTTCGTCGCGCTCCTGCAGGGGCGTATCGTCGGCGGCGTACTCGTTGTTGACGGCTACGGCGAGGCTGGTGAGGC containing:
- a CDS encoding molybdenum cofactor biosynthesis protein MoaE — protein: MIHIDLTDQPIDVSAALRSVEADGAGAINTFIGTVRNKSTGRPVVRLEYEAYDSMALHQLRKVAEQAAERWPMVEKITVVHRKGTLHIGDVAVVVALSTPHRAESFAACQYIIDTLKQVVTIWKKEFYDDGDVWVAAHP